A segment of the Carya illinoinensis cultivar Pawnee chromosome 1, C.illinoinensisPawnee_v1, whole genome shotgun sequence genome:
AGGGGGGCCTGGTCTGTCTTTAGATACGCACCACAACAGCCATACGCACGGACATAGTGACTGAGCATGAAGCCTGCATTAGTACTTCGCGGCGGTGGCTCTTTGCCCCACATCCCGTCCCTCGCTATCCGCTCAACGTCACTACCTCCTTTTTTGGGTTTCACCTTTGGCTCACGCATCCAGTGGTCATTATCTCTCGCCCGCAATCCCATACAACAAAAATCCCACACCCGTTTGGCCCTAGCTCGCGCTGCTGAGAGAGACCATAGCGTAGCCGAGCCTCCAGCAAAGGCGCTTCGACGTATTCTCGACTTGCCTGGTGTTCACCAGGGCCCTGCTTGTTTTGATGCTCTCAGTGCAAAGCTTGTGGAAAAGGCTGGATTTCAATATTGCTTCAGCAGTGGCATGTGCTTtcctctttttatttaattttatttttcaagagtATTGAATTATGTCGTTTGGGTTTCCAGCACAAGACTGTTATGATATGGTTAAAAAGTTTAATCAAATTACTAttcaacaaaatttttaaaaattggtatCAGAACAGGAATCACGACACGAATTCAAGTCACGGAAGAGGTAACCTATAGATTGGATTAAAATGTCTTGATATCATGTATGAGCATGATGTTAAGTCATTGAATATTGATAAATGAGTGAGGCTGCCAAAATGGGAAGGGCTACCACCGGGTTAGTGAAAATAGAGTGAGTTGTTGTGGACGTCGAATTTGAAAGTGTGGTAGAATGTTATGATCTTGAAAGTTAAAAGAGttaaccaaattagtatccAATAGTCCTAGGACTTTTAGATCAATGGTTGAGTCTTTAACAAGACTGATTACATATTTGGAGCTCGAGTGTTCTTTTCTCATTCTTGTGTTCTGAGTTGTGGAAGATTTGGGTTGCATTATTACATATTTGGATTGGTTATGAATTCTGGTGATTGTGATAGGGAATATTCTAGGTTATTATTCGATTCGATTACATTTAAATATGATTACATATAAATACAATTACATTTAATGTCCAATAAGATAAGGGTTTTGTTTACTTCAGTggttgtgtgtttttatttgatCACTTAcctatcaataataaaaaaaaaatcttacctATCAAAAGAATTTAATCACTTATAACGTGCAATGAGAGATAGATACCCTACTTTGATTCAAAAGGCTTGGATATTGGCTTCTCAGTGATtgtttgtcatttttttaatgtttgggTTTAATGGTTAGCTGAATTGTTTTATTGATGCTGTTTTATTGGTTTAAAGGAATGTGTAATGCCAATCATATGTGCAGACAACCCCAAGATAATAAGTAATTTACCCTGATTAGCAATACTGGGGCCATGGGTTGTGGTTGCTGGGGGTGTTAAATTCTCTTGTTAAAATTCATTGTGGTTTtcgtttactgataaaaaaattcattgtgGTCTTCTTGGACTCtatgttttgtataattattttgatctaCTACGGAGAATATGCGAAGAAAATTAAGCAATTACTTTGAAACTAAAATTTGTTTTGTGACTTGAATATCATGTCCTTATTTAtaagatttcattttttttgtgggGCTTGGTTTACTGAGGTTATGAGTATTCCTGATCTTGATCACTTTGGGTAGTATAATGAGAGGTTTTTTTCAGTTAATTTGGATTTCAGTTTGTAAATCCCTGATAGTTTGGATGGTAAAACCTCCATGCTGTAATTTAAATGCACCAACTTGGCCATAGTGATCTGTTCTTGTTTGGTGTGCTTAAATAATCTGGATTCAAAGAAATATTTCTAACCAACAGATTTTGATCTGTGTACCAAAATTGACATCAGCAGCACAGAATCTCCCACTTCAGATGCCATCTGAATGAGGGGAAAGAGTGCCTCGATTTACAGCATTTGAGTCTGtcttcttctattttcctttcattctgataattctataaaattttcaaatttaatgtgTTACATAAGAGATTAGAGCATTCACTACACATTCacggatgatttttttttaagtcaattAACAGAGGATACGTAactgttttaattttatatttctcctttgaaagttttatttttgctggattttcttttgaagtggacagaaaatcatttttaaagaaattaggtTTAGAAGTAATTTGGAATTCATCTGTACTTGTTGTGGCGTTAATGGGGTTGTTAACTATTTTCGAAGGAGACAAGCTAGTCTGTTGATGCCATTCTGTGCTTCCATTAGGATTTTCAATATCGGCTGCTAGATTGGGATTGCCAGATGTGGGTTTAATATCCTATGGAGAGATGTTAGATCAGGGGCAACAAATTACCCAAGCTGTCTCGATTCCTGTCATTGGGGATGGTGATAATGGATACGGGAATGCAATGAATGTCAAGAGAACAGTAAAGGGATATATTAGTGCAGGTTTTGCGGGGATCATTCTTGAAGATCAGGTTCATATTATTGTACTTCTTAATACTCACGAATTGATATGTTGTACTCTTTCTCCCAGTCtctctatttatattaactTCTATATGTTGTTTCTTGATTACAGTATAGATAGGTCTTTTGCTTCTAGGAGATTAATGTGgctttgttttattatattttacttaactTCCTTACATTTATGTCTAGTTCATCTGCATGAGTTGGTGGAAGGTGATGATACGGGTGGTTTTAAAAATAggattggaaaaagaaaaatgtcatATAACCTGagatttttgtttaaaagtgtTTGCTGCCAAGCATTGGCTTTTGGAAAATTCATAGTTATGAAATGAGAATAGGGTTGAGTGAACAAACCTTGTTTCTAGTGCTGTCTGAATCCTCTCATTAAAGTATAAAAATTTtagcaaaaaatatatatatatatattttttattgatttatttatttatagttaataagaattttgttaccaagaataggcacaacccaagtacacaggaagtatacaaaggaaatacctactacacACTAGAAAGCAGGAAATTACGACAGAAACAGATTCAGTACATTATCATCATTCCTTACAAAGATCCtagcccacaaactcaaagtagaaaagaaaaaataacaaagatCTTCAAAAGAACACTCTTTATCTTCGAAACATCTTCCATTCCTTTCTAGCCATATACACTACAttaaacacaaaggaatcattctcCATCTGGCAGCAACACTTTTCCTTGCCTCAAAACCATGCCAACATGTAAGGAGATCCACAACttccttaggcatcacccaatatAACTCTGTTCGACCAAGAACCTCATTCCACAAAGactttgccacctcacaatgtataaaaaatattcatgcaagtAGGATAACAATTTTGTTTTCACGTAAAGGAAAGGGTTCTTATAACTCTCGCTTCAATACCATATCCCGTTAGGCATGAAAGTTCTTGAAGGTTGTTGGGGGTCATAATATAAGACCCTCatgattgatttttttcttgttgagATTTGCTGTGTCTGGGAATTTGAAGGACCCAAAAGTATGATGTTCAATTCTATTGCTTTTCACAGTAATTGTTCAATTGGAAAGGTGAAATCATTTGGAAAGTCTGCCGTGGCCTTGCTTTGTAAATTACTATGGGCTGTTTTTGCAAGTTTAGAGCCTATCTGGAGCAGTTTGCTTATCTTCCTGTGGGTTAAAACTTACAGCTTAACTTTTTACGTAGCATTTTTGTTACTGGAAATTTGTGTAGTCAGCATGCAATCTGTGTTATTACCCCTTTAAGATTTTTGTTACTTATAAACTTTCATTGCAAGGTGTCTCCAAAAGCTTGTGGTCATACTCAAGGCAGAAAAGTGGTGCCCAGAGAGGAGGCCATAATGAAGATAAAGGCTGCTATTGATGCTCGGAAGGAGAGTGGCTCCGACATTGTTATTGTGGCAAGAACTGATTCTCGCCAAGCAGTATCTTTGGATGAATCACTCTGGAGGTGTAGGGCCTTTGCTGATGCTGGAGCAGAcgttctttttattgatgcacTGGCTTCAAAAGAAGAGATGAAGGCTTTCTGTGAAATTTCTCCCCTAGTTCCAAAAATGGTACATTATTCTTTCCTCATTGCAGTGTTTGCATGGAATTTTGTCTGCAGGATGTGGCTTTGTCAAATTTTCTaaagttttaaatcaaaaacaTTTAGTAGTttgttgaattaaaatatatctgGGAACATAgattcctttttcttatggTATAATCTTGACAGAGATTTGACAGCTACTTTTTGCACATTGTTCATATAATTCCATGTTTCTAAGACTTGGATTCTGATTTGTTAGACTCTAAACAGTTTCAGCACAAGgcaatgctttgttttcatGCTTTTAATGCATCTTGTTCATAACCGATCAATTGTAGTAGTATATATGATGGATGTGATATACGAGAGTCCTTATGAACAGAAATCGGGTGATATCTACAATTTAGTACAGCTAACTATATAGCTTAAGGTTTGAGGAGGGTAAGGGAGATTAGATATGTTTCTTGGGCTTTATAGTTCATAATCTCAACTTCATTGTAACCCCTCATTGCGGTGTAGTCCATGTGGAATAAAGAGAGATTTTAGGGTGTTGAGTTGACTATGGAGGACATCTTAATTTGGACTGGACTTCACAAATGACGGCAGAGTTTTTGAACATGCTAATTAACTGGCCTCTAGACTTCACAAATGGTGTAGATATATCTCCATCGAGTATGTTATCTAGAATTCTAATCAACTTCAATATGCTTGgttctttcataaaacattaGGGGTGTGAACTGACTTCGCTATTCAGTGAGTAGTTGCGTTGAAGATTGATCTGATGGCGGCCAGAGTTGTGCAGGACTAACCACACCACGTTGGTTGTCGATTTAATTGGGTTGAGAGAATATgatctgaaaaatgaaaaaagaaagtgagagagaagaagtGAGAGTAAGAGAGAAAGTACTTTCTATAATTGAATGGAAGATAAACGAGACTTCTTGTGGAGTGGATTGGCGAAGAGTTCAAATTTCATTTGGTAAATTGGTCAATTGTTCGCACTCCAATTTCTAGGGGATTGGGGATTTGTAACTTGATAAAGTTCAACCAAGCCCTATTGGGTAAATGTTGTGGCAGTACCAACATGAAAGGGCCCTCCCGCCCTATGGAAGTTCGTATAGATTCACTATTTGGGGAGGCTTAGGGAGGAAGGTGCTCGAATGAGGTATGCGGCCCATATggggtgggtttgtggaaatACATTAGGAGACATTGGGAGATCTTTTGAAGACATGAATATATTGTGGTGGGCAACGACTCTCATTCAGATTTTGGTATGACAAATGTTGTGGTGAACGAAGCCTCCAAGACATCTTCCTTGCCATTTGTGCTCACACGAGCAAAGGATGTAGTGATAGCTGACCTCTTGGTATTTTCTAGTGGCTCCCCTCAATGGAATATAGATTTCATTAGGGCAGCCCAAGATTGGGATTTGGTGGCTATCACAGAGTTCTATGCGGTACTGTATTCCGTAAGCATGACCAAGGGTACTATAGATAAGATGAACTGGAGCCTCTCCAAGGAAGGCAGATTCATTGTCAGATCATTTTACTAAGTTCTAACGAGCCTTGGAATGACCACGTTCTCATGGAAGGGTATATGGCAGATGAAATCTCATTCGAAAGCAGCTTTTTTCGTCTGGACAATATCATTGGACAAGATTCTCATCACAGATAATTTAAGGAAATGCCAGGTAATGGTGTTGgattgatgttgcatgtgtaagaagaatggtGAATTAGTAGATCATCTATTGTATCTCTTATGTTCTGATTCTTCCCTGTGAGAGAGTTGGAGGAGAGATAAGTTTGGGGTCATACTCAAATTGGAGaatttgatctttttttttcccctttaatTAGGAATTAATAGGGTCTAATGAGATTTCATTTCTCTTTAGGTATAGAAAATCCCCCGAAACAGTTGCTTTCATTGTTTAGAAGACTGCTTTGGGATTAAATTTTAACTGCATATGATTTAATTGCAAGGAAGCTGACCTTTGtgaattggtgttgtatgtgtaagtcTAGTGAAGAGTCAGGTGATCACTTGTTGCTTGGTGTTGTTCTGTTGCAAAATATTGTGAGGTGTTCTCTAAAAGGGCAGCTGCATTGTTGTTCCATTGGAAAAGATTTTCTGATGGTATAATTGCAGTGTGGTTTGGAATGCTACTCCTATGCCTCATGTTGACTATTTGGGTGGAGCTTGCTACGCTTGATCAGAAATCCTTGTAGGAGTGGATGCTTGCTTTTAGCCATATGCATGTTTTTTCACTTTTAGATTTTGTTGAGCAGTTATGTTTTTCTTGAAATCTTTAGGACTGAATACCATGGCAccttttaccaataaaaaaagaaaaaagaaatctttAGGATTGAATGTACCAAACAACTCTCTTACTTTTATTAAAACTGTTTTTGCTTATTAAAGAATATCTTTTCTGCTCTTGGGTCCACCCCCTTTGACATGTGTATTGATTTTTTGCTAGCCCAATTATCTGGGTGACCATTTACATGTAAACTTCTGCTAGTTGAGAATGTACTTTGTTATTGTAAATGTTGTGGCAGTACCAACACGAAAGGGCCCTCCCGCCCTATGGAAGTTCCTAATGCTTTCTTTTATTATCAGTGGCCTAATAGATCTCAGTCATTAACTAGGACTTCGAGGTTACATAGAGTCATGAAGCTTTACGTTGTCATATTAGAAAACAAATTGTAGTTACTAATAAAGTTCATTGATTCTTGCCTAGGCCAATATGCTTGAAGGAGGGGGCAAAACACCAATACTTAATCCTCTTGAACTTGAGGATATTGGATATAAACTTGTATGCTATCCACTTTCCTTGATTGGGGCATCCATTCAAGCAATGCAGGTTTATTCTTAACCTTTTTTCCTTCCTGGTCAATGATCTTCAATTGTCTAGAGTTATATTAATATGAAATGGTTAAAAGTATATCTAATCACTAGGGAGATAGGCGCGTATATCTAATCACTAGGGAGATAGGCGCGTCCAAAGCGTGTGCCTTGATCTCCCTGTTTGTCAATGATTTAGATTACTTAACTGGAAAGAAATCTGCCCTTACAATTTGAAATATTGAATGAGGGAAAGATATAtgcataaagataaaaaaaaatcacaaacacaGACAATACACAAAGAAAGTAATGCATTCAAATAAAGGATTAAATCTACTGTCAGTAGTTCCTAATCAAAAGTAAGCTCTTACTTTCTAAGGAATTATGGAAATTTGGTGGAAATAAATTAGGTGATTGTAACTCTATCTATGCTAGACATTTAATGTAATTCTATGAACTATTCAGTAGTTTATGCTGACTTGAAAAGATGTGCTGAGAGTGATCTTGCCCCAAATATAATTACTCGCACTTTAGTCTGCATTTGTTTTGTTACCACATTGTACAAGACAGTTGGTAACGTGTTCTAGAAAATTTAAACCAAGAATTGATGTGGGCTTTGTGCGTATCAAATGTACTGGCATATATTTCTCAATTATTCAAAAGATTTTCCCACTGTACAATAAAAAGGTCTTGTGTATATCGAATCTTTTGATTAGGTATTATCACATTCTCATTTGAATGGTTTTTTCATTTCTTGGAACTTGTCTCGGTATAATGAACTTGAGTATTACACATGCTAGTTTGGTTAAGTTTTTATTCCAGTACCCAGTTTTATACTGCAATCAATTCTAGGTAAGTGTTGTcgttaaaaaagtgatttttaaaaaatattagtgtGGAATAGCATgctaaatttaaagaataaagttTTCAGTTTTGACTTTGGATGTCATATGTCCCACATGGAAGGAAAAGAAGTGAAGATTTGTATTTTATGGAATAAAGCCACATACTATTTGTCCCACATGGAAAAGAAAGGCCAGCGTAGCAACCTGGAGCATCCATAAAAGGAGCCTCTATTTCACAAGGCAAGTAGGTGGGAGCCATCAagtaatttgtttcaaattaatCCACATCCATAAGGAAAGAAGATGCTTGCTATGATTCTTCTGATTGAGGATGAGAATATAGCTCTGGTCTGCTTGCAATATATGGAGAAATTATAATTATCACCCTCCAAATGAATAGCCATTTTCAATGACGCCTTTAGACAATCAATTCAATACTTGGCATCCCAATTTGATACTTTGATGTGAATTTGCACCATCCATAAGATTTTGACATTAAATGGACATGCATTAGATTACGTGACTTGCATGTGTCAATTCTTGACTTAAAAGCCAAGGTGTCCTTGTACTGCTAATGGTGGATGATAAGGGCACTTTGCTCATTTTAAACCAGAAAAAGGATGGTCTGAGTCACATTATGTACTTTTCATCCAATTTAATATCAAAACATGCCGGATGGTGCAAATGGCAATATAGTATCGGATTAGGGTGCTAAGTATCAAAGTTAAATCATAGAATAGAAGTAAGTTCCCTAACAGTTACTCGGGAAACAGATAAAGGTCGTGACACGTATCAAGTGTCAAGAAAAGTCCTTTTTAGAGCAGTGTGCGATTCGATATTGTTGATTGGAAGGCCCCACATTATTTGATGAAAATCCAAATAGGTGAACATTAGGAAAGGTCGATTCTTTTCCTCCTTAAGATACATATACTTGGCGTTTCTCATATTGTCATGATTAAGCAGGATGAGATACTCCATAATCATAAGAGCGGGGTGGTAATTGATCATATACAAAGAGACTGTGCTTCAACAGAATTCAAGAAGCATTATTGTGAGATTAAGCCAACTGTTAGAGCAATGACATTGGATGAAATGCGGTGATAATTAGCTCATTGTGACATTTTGCTTAATTCAAGAATATTTTTACAAGAGCAAGGTAATTGTGTTTGATTTCTTATTATCACACTAAAAGGTATAGATTTAGCTTTAGATTTTTGCAAAACAAGTAAGAAAAAAAGTGGAAGGATCATCTGGGGTTCCTATACATTTGGAAAGTTGAAGCTTCCAAGCCATATCGAGACGTCCATACCCAACACCAAGTATTTGGTTCTGTTCCAGGGTGATTCTTCAAATGATTACGTGAATTTGAGGGTGAATTCTCTCCAATGTGGGAAGGATGATGTAGATCCATGCTCGGCTCACCTTCGAACTTGAAGGGGATTTGCAATTTTTTGAGTCTCGCTCTACCCAGACATTCTCGATCAAGTTTCAGGCCCAAATAGAGACATCACTTGACCTTCTCTGGATTCTAAGTTCAAGTGAATTTGCAATAAGGCTCAAGCTGAAACTTCACACAATTCCAGCTTGAGCAAATTTGCTATAATTGCTTGAATAGAGTCAGCTCAACCTTCACACAGATTTTGCTCGAGTGAGTTTTTAGGTTCATTTTGAATTATGATTTCTTGTTAGTGTTGGATTCTGAACTCTACTTCCACATAAGAAGGCTAGTTTGGCAACACCTGTTATTTTTTCAGTATTAGCTATAAGAAACAATCTTGAGAGAGTTTTCTCCTACTTCCTAAGTATCTTAAGGTTATTTTCTAGGCTTTCGAGAAGAATTTTAAATGAGGACTACCTGAAGGTATCCACCACAATAAATCTGGAAGCTGGTTACTTGGTTTGGTTGAATAGAAAAGACTGAAAAAGGCTTCAAGACTATCAATTTCCCAGTCTTGTGCTGCCCTGCTAAAATTGATGTTCCACTGGATTTGCTCCCCCACTAACACCATGACCTCTACCACTGATGCCTCTTTGGCACTTGCAACCCTGAATAATGTTGGGAATAGATCCTTAAGCGCACAATTGCCACACCAAGTGTCATACCAGAATTTGATCCTGTTCCCCTCCTAAACAAAGCCTGGTGTAACAAGAGAAGACCCCCCATCCTTGTCTGATATGTTTCCAAAATCTCACCCCATGCGCCCCTCACACTTCCTTAGTACACCATCCACCCCATAATCCCCCATATTTGCTCTCAATCACCATCTTCCAAAGAGCTATTGGTTCTGTATGGTATCTCCATAACCACTTTCCAAGTAACGCCCGATTAAAGATTCTCAAATTTCTAATGCCCAGTTCGCCATTCGAAAGAGGCCTACACACCTGTTCCTACCTGACTAGATGAAACTTGAACTTCTCACCTATTCCACCCCACAAGAAGTTCCTTTGTAGTTTCTCGATACAAAGTGCCACCCTTGCTGGAATAGGAAACAGGGATAAGAAATATGTCGGTAGGTTAGATAGAGTACTCTTTATCAGCATAGTCCTACCCTCTTTTGACAGGTACATTCTCTTTCAACTTGCTAATCGATGCTCTACTCTCTCAACCACTGTATTCCAAAGAGCAGCTGCTCTCGAGGGGACCCCCAATGTGAGGCCAAGATAAGTCATAGGGAGTGAGGCAGTCTTACACCCTAGAGTATTAGCCAACTGTCTTAACCGCTGAACACCtccaataggcaccatctcaGATTTGTCTAGGTTCACTTTCAAACCTGAAACTACCTTGAAGCAAAGTAGGAGTGCCTTCAATATTCAAACCTGGAATTGATCCGCCTCACAGAAGATTagagtgtcatctgcaaacaataaaTGGGAAATGTTAATATTACCCCCTCCCGGGGATCCAATCGAGTAACCAGTCATAATCCCGTTTGCAGCTAGGACTGAGATCATTCTGCTCAAAGCCTCCATCACAATGACAAAAGCTAGCAGAGACaacggatctccttgtcttagacCTTGTGTGGTATTGAAAAAACCAGTTGGCCTTCCATTTATTAGGACTGAAAATTTCACCATAGACATACACTAACGGATCCAAGAGCGCcctctctccccaaaaccacacttcCCCATAATGTCAATAATAAAGTCCCAGTTAACATGGTCatacgccttctccatgtctaacTTGCATTTAATCCCTGGATAGCCAGCTTCCAGTCTATTGTCCAGACATTCGTTAGCAATAAGCACTGCATCTAAAATCTATCTATCCtttacaaaggcattttggggCTTTTTGATTATCTTTCCCACGACTTCACTCAGGCGATTCACGAGTACTTTGGAAAGAATCTTGTAAACCCCATTTACTAGGCTAATGGGTTGGAATTCCTTAATATCCTCTGCCCCCACCCTTTTTGGTATGAAAGCTAGAAACGTGGCGTTTAaacttttctcaaactttccaaATGAATAGAACTCCTGAAACAACCTTCATAAGATCATTCTTTAATACCTCCCAACATGTTTGGAAGAAGCCCATAGAGAATCCGTCAGGAATCGGAGCCTTGACTTTAGCCATTTTCCTTAACCACTTCTAGCACCTCCACCTCTTCAAATGGCCTCTCCAAACGGTTGGCATCCATAGGCCCAACGGAGTCAAAAGCCAGCCCCTCTAGTTTAGGTCTCCAACCCTCCTGCTCTGAAAGAAGCTGTTCAAAAAAACCAACCACATGATTGTTAATCACCTGCTCATCCTTACAGTCTGCCCCATCAATCTTCAACTTCTCAATGTTGTTGGATCTCCTATGAGAATTAGCTACCCTATGAAAAAACTTAGTGCTACGGTCCCCATTCTTCAACCATAGCGCTCTAGACTTCTGTCTCCAAGAGATCTCTTCTAGGGATGATCCTCTCGCGCTCTGCACCCAACACTAACTTTTGGGCTAATTCCTCCGGGTTCAAAGGCCTTGACTCTTGTAGTCTTTCTAGCTCATGGATCTCCCTTAGCTTGATTTTCTTGTGTTACTCGATATTGCCAAAAGATTCCATATTCCAAAGCTTTAAATCTTGCTTTAGAGCCTTCAGTTTTCCGGCAAATATGAAATTAGGAGTACCCTGTATCTGGTAAGACGACCACCAATGTCCTACCCTATCCACAAATCCTTCTGAttcagccacatgttttcaaacttaaaatgcCGACGCCTTCTTTGAATCCCCCCATAATCCAACATGATGCGCCAATGGTCCGAACACAAGCGAGGCAATCTCTTTTGCCATACCTCCGGATAATGAATTTCCCACTCCGTGGAAATTAAAAATCTATCTAATAGAGACCATGTCTGATTATTGGCCCACGTATATATAACCCGCACCAGAGCTAAGTCCACTACGTTCAGCTCCAAAATGCATTCCGAGAAATCGGACATTGCTGGGcgcattcttctatttccattACACTCACTTGGGAATCTTGTTACGTTTAAATCACCACCAATGCACCATGGGAGATCCCACCAGCTGTGTAACCCAACTAATTTGTCTCACAGTAATCTTTGGTCGTCTGAATTAAGG
Coding sequences within it:
- the LOC122314701 gene encoding 2,3-dimethylmalate lyase isoform X1; translation: MKPALVLRGGGSLPHIPSLAIRSTSLPPFLGFTFGSRIQWSLSLARNPIQQKSHTRLALARAAERDHSVAEPPAKALRRILDLPGVHQGPACFDALSAKLVEKAGFQYCFSSGFSISAARLGLPDVGLISYGEMLDQGQQITQAVSIPVIGDGDNGYGNAMNVKRTVKGYISAGFAGIILEDQVSPKACGHTQGRKVVPREEAIMKIKAAIDARKESGSDIVIVARTDSRQAVSLDESLWRCRAFADAGADVLFIDALASKEEMKAFCEISPLVPKMANMLEGGGKTPILNPLELEDIGYKLVCYPLSLIGASIQAMQDSLAALRGGRIPPPRSMPSFEEIKEILGFNTYYKEEQRYATSTNQLSSQRVSSSRYSMQNSAQDDTKKRGRGPDDPIVEVITPYVYNNNGADGSRDPFSQIWSRTLRIKITGRDGFERLDVRIPAGFLEGITNIVPALGGVNIKKLLDDAADEVGGKQLLDFIDTMGDRIQVFLE
- the LOC122314701 gene encoding 2,3-dimethylmalate lyase isoform X3 yields the protein MKPALVLRGGGSLPHIPSLAIRSTSLPPFLGFTFGSRIQWSLSLARNPIQQKSHTRLALARAAERDHSVAEPPAKALRRILDLPGVHQGPACFDALSAKLVEKAGFQYCFSSGFSISAARLGLPDVGLISYGEMLDQGQQITQAVSIPVIGDGDNGYGNAMNVKRTVKGYISAGFAGIILEDQVSPKACGHTQGRKVVPREEAIMKIKAAIDARKESGSDIVIVARTDSRQAVSLDESLWRCRAFADAGADVLFIDALASKEEMKAFCEISPLVPKMANMLEGGGKTPILNPLELEDIGYKLVCYPLSLIGASIQAMQDSLAALRGGRIPPPRSMPSFEEIKEILGFNTYYKEEQRYATSTNQLSSQRDICQSAVADTLCKIVLKMIQRREVEVLMIPL
- the LOC122314701 gene encoding uncharacterized protein LOC122314701 isoform X2 — encoded protein: MKPALVLRGGGSLPHIPSLAIRSTSLPPFLGFTFGSRIQWSLSLARNPIQQKSHTRLALARAAERDHSVAEPPAKALRRILDLPGVHQGPACFDALSAKLVEKAGFQYCFSSACGHTQGRKVVPREEAIMKIKAAIDARKESGSDIVIVARTDSRQAVSLDESLWRCRAFADAGADVLFIDALASKEEMKAFCEISPLVPKMANMLEGGGKTPILNPLELEDIGYKLVCYPLSLIGASIQAMQDSLAALRGGRIPPPRSMPSFEEIKEILGFNTYYKEEQRYATSTNQLSSQRVSSSRYSMQNSAQDDTKKRGRGPDDPIVEVITPYVYNNNGADGSRDPFSQIWSRTLRIKITGRDGFERLDVRIPAGFLEGITNIVPALGGVNIKKLLDDAADEVGGKQLLDFIDTMGDRIQVFLE